The Usitatibacter rugosus genome segment CTCGAACTGGCCCGGCGAGCGCATGTTGGAGGCGTGGATCGCTCCGTGGTGGCCGGAAACGAAATCCATCAGGCCGAAGTCGAGGACCTGCACGCCCGGCAGCATGGCGAGCTCCCAGGCATCGTGGAGCGCGCCGTGCGTCTCGACGAGGATGTGCACGGGGACGGTACGGCCGATCTTCGCCTTCTCGCCGACCTCGCGGATGTACGCGACCATCTCGGCCGCATCGCGCTCGGACGTGGACTTGGGAATCGTCACGTAGGCGAGCACCAAGCCAGCGCCGCCCACGAGGATCTCGATGTCCTTCTTCCAGTGGGGGTGCGAGTGATCGTGGATGCGCACGCCCGCCATCTTGTGGGTGTTGCGGGCGGAGTTGAGCACCGAGACGATCATCTCGGCGTGCTCCTTCTCGCGGCCGGCTTCCGCGCCGTCCTCGCAATCGCAGGTGATGTCGAACACCGGCCCCATGCGCTGCTGCAGCTCGAGGGCCTTGAGGATCAGCTTCTCGCTGCCGGCGAAATGCTCGCAGGCCGGAATGGGGGGCAGGGCCTTCTCGCCGGCGAAGAGGGCGTCGTTGGGGTGGCGTTCCGAAGCGGGGGTGGCCATGGGAGGACTCCGAGGGATGTCTATTTTACGTCGCCTTGCGGCGGGGAACGAGCACGGTGTAATCGAGGTCGAGGACGACCGATTCGTGGCGCTCGCCGGGGGCTACGGCCGGCAGCGCCGCGAGCTCGGCGTTCTTCACGCCCAGCATGCGTAGCCGTAGCGCCCCCAGGTCGTTGCGGCCGGGCAGGGCCCAGCGGTCGAGCACGACGTGGCGGCAATAAAGGGTGTCGCCGGCGAAGGTCGGGTTGGCGTGGGTGCCGCCGTTGATCGCGGCGATGGCGAAGGCGTTCTCGAGACCGTCGTGCGAGAGCGCGCGGCAGACCGACATCACGTGGCCGCCATAGATGAGGCGCCGTCCGGTAGCGGCCGATTTCGCGCGATACGCGTCGAAGTGGACCCGCGCGGTGTTCTGGTAGAGGCGCGTGGCCATCATGTGCTCGGCTTCCTCGAGCGTCATGCCGCCCGGATGGTCGATCACCTGGCCGGCTTCGTAGTCGTCCCACAGGCGCGTGCCGCCGGTGGCCATCGGGTCGAGGGCGCCGGGCTTGAGGAAGGCCGGCACGGCGAGCGCTTCGGGCGACACCTCGCGCGGCAAGTCGGGAACGGTGGCGGGCGGCGCTGGTGATGCCGGATCACGCTTGGCGACCATCACCCATCGCACCCATGAAAGGACCTCGCGGCCGTGCTGGTTCAGGGCGCGCGAAGCGACATACACCACGCCGCTCTTGCCGCTGGAGTTTTCCTTGAGGCCGATCACTTCCGATTGCGCGTGCAGCGTATCGCCCACATACACGGGCTCGAGGAAGCGCAGGTTCGCGTAGCCGAGGTTCGCGACGGCGTTGTACGAGATGTCGTGGACGGTCTTGCCGAAGGCGATGTGGAAGGCCAGCAGGTCGTCGACCGGGCAGGAGGGATGGCCGAGGGCGCGGGCGAGCGGTTCGCTGCAATGCGCGGGCTGGCGGGCGCCGGTGAGCGCGAGGTACAGCGCCGTGTCGCCGGAGGTGATCGTGCGCGGCGTCGGGTGTCCGTAGCGCAAGCCGACCGCATAGTCCTCGAAGAACCAGCCGCCGATCGGCCGCGTGCCGGGCAGGACGGGAACGCCGTCGCTCATTGGCCGGCTTCCAGCTGCTGGATCATGTCGTTCAACGCCAGCATCCGCTTGGCGGCCTTCACGTGATGGCTTTCGACCAGGCGCCCGTTCACGACGACGGTGCCGCGCCCTTCGGCGTGCGCGTGGTCGAGCGCCTCGATCACCTCGAGCGACGCCGCGAGGTCGTGCGGCTTCGGCGTGAACGCGTCGTTGCAGTAGGGAAGCTGGAACGGGTGCACGAGGCTCTTGCCGTCGAAGCCCAGGTCGCGCGCCAGGCGGCAGGCGTATTCGAAGGACTGCATGTCCTTGAGATCCGTCGAGATGCCGTCGACCACGGAGCGGTCGTACGCGCGCCCGGCGAGCAGCACGTGGGCGAGGCTGTGGACGATGGCGACGCGGTCGGGCGTGCGCCGGCCGTGGAGCTGGTTCAGCAGGTCCGAGGTCGCCATCACGATGCAGGCGATGCGATCCGATGCGGCGGCGATCTCCTCGGCGCGCAGCACCGCGATCGGGCTTTCGATCATCACCATGATCGGCAGGTGGCTGCCGCCGGCGGCGTCGAGGGCCGAGAGGGCGCGCTGCACGTCCTTCGTCGACTCGATGTTGGGAAACAGGATCGCGTCGGCGCCCGAGCGCGCGACCGCCTTCACGTCGTCGGGTCCCCACGGGGAATCGAGGTCGTTCACGCGCACCACGACTTCGCGCCGGCCGTAGCCGCCGGAGAGCACGGCATCGACGACGTTGCGGCGCGACTCCTCCTTGGCCGCGACCAGGATCGGATCTCCCAGGTCGAGGATCACCGAGTCCACCTTGAGGGTGCGGGCCTTGTGCAGGTAGCGGGTGCTGCAGCCCGGCACGTAGAGCATCGAGCGGCGCGGGCGGAAGTAAGGGGTCATCGATGCAGGTCTTTGATTTTGAAGGGTTAGGTGAGTGCGCCGAAGGCTTGCTGCTTCGCAGCATCGTAGGGCCCGGCGGCGCGCCGTGTCAACAGTCTTATATAAGACATAGGAGACGGCGTGCCTGCTATCATCCGCCTCCATGCCCGCCGCGAAACACAGCGCCACCCCGTCGTACCGGCCGCTCTACGAGCAGATCCGCATCCTCCTCACGCAGAGCCTGGTCGCGGGGGAGTGGAAGCCGGGCGAGATGATCCCTTCCGAGCTCGAGCTGGCCGCCCGCTACCGCGTGAGCCAGGGCACCGTGCGCAAGGCCATCGACGCGCTCGCCTCCGAGCATATCCTCGTGCGCCGGCAGGGCAAGGGCACGTTCGTGGCCTCGCACACCCAGCCCGCCTACCAATACCGATTCCTTCGGGTGATGCCCGACACGGGCGAGAAGCTCCATCCGCAGAACCTGTTCCTGGAGTTGAAGAAGGTGAAGGCGGGAGCCGAGCATGCCGCATCGTTAAAGATCAAGGCCACGACGCCGGTGCACTCGATCAAGCGCGTGTTGCTGTTCCATGACAGGCCGCTGATTCACGATGAAATCGTGCTGGCCGCGGCGCAGTTTCCCGGCCTCACGCTGCCCAAGCTCGAGGAGTTCAAGGGATCGATGTACATGTTCTACGAGACGGTCTATGGCCTGCGGATGATCCGCGCCGAGGAGCGGCTGCGCTCCGTCGCGGCCGATGCCGCCACCGCGGCGCACCTGAATGTGGCGCCCGGCGCGCCGCTGCTCTGCGTCGACCGCATCGCCTTCACCTATGGCGACAAGCCGGTGGAGTGGCGCCGGGGCCTTTGCCTCACCGACGGATTCTCGTATTACAACGAGCTCAGCTGAAATTATTTGGGGTGAGACTCCCATTTCCCAAATGCTGGCCTGAGGCTGTCTGCGGGAAATGGGAGTCTGACCCCAATTAATTTCAGCTAAAATCGCCGGGCCAGCCAAAGGTCGCGGGGGCCAGCCAAAACCGCCGCGGACCTCCCGAGACCAGAGCGTCGCCATCCAGGGGAACTACAAAAATGAGCTCCGCGCCCACGCCGCGCACTTCGTTGTCTCCGAGACCGAAGTATTACGATCTCAATCTCTTAAACCTCCCATCCGCCGGCAAAGTCTCGATCCTGCATCGCATCTCCGGCGCAGTCCTGTTCCTCGCCATCCCGATCCTGCTCTACATCCTCCAGGGATCGCTGTCCTCCGAAGCCGATTTCGCCCGCCTGAAGGCATTCTTCTCGATGCCCCTGGTGAAGCTCGCGACCATCGGGCTCGCTTACCTGTACGCGCACCACTTCTTCGCCGGCATCCGCTATCTCCTGCTCGACCTGCACATCGGGATCGCGAAGGAGCCGTCGAGGCTGTCCGCCAACATCGTGCTGGCGCTGGGAGTCCTCTCCGCGCTCGCTTTCGGAGCGTGGCTATGGTGAGCGCCTATAAAAAGCAGTCCGTCGGCGCGAGCTACGGCTTGTCCGACTGGCTGATGCAGCGCCTGACCGCGGTGGTCCTGGCGCTCTACACGCCGTTCCTGGTCGCCTGCATGGTGATGCACAAGCCGGGCACGTTCCACGAATGGCAGGGCATGTTCTCCTCGCAGGCGGTGCGGCTCGCGACCATCCTCTTCCTCTCGGCACTGATCTGGCACGCCTGGATCGGCATCCGCGACATCGTGATGGACTACCTCAAGCCCGCCAGCGTGCGCATGACGGCACTCTTCCTCATCGGTTTCTTCTTGATCGCCTGCTTCGCATGGTCGGTCGCCATCCTCTGGGGACGATAGCCATGACGCTTCCGGTTCGAAAATTCGATGCAGTGATCGTGGGAGCGGGCGGCGCGGGGTTGCGCGCGGCCTATGAGCTCTCCAAGGCGGGCCTCAAGGTCGCGTGCCTTTCGAAAGTCTTCCCGACTCGCTCGCACACCGTGGCGGCGCAAGGCGGCGTGGGTGCCGCGCTCGGCAACATGGGCGAGGACCATTGGCACTGGCACATGTACGACACCGTGAAGGGGTCGGACTGGCTGGGCGACCAGGACGCGATCGAGTTCATGTGCCGAATGGCGCCCGAGGTCGTGATCGAGCTCGAGCACTTCGGCATGCCGTTCGACCGGAACGACAACGGCACCATCTACCAGCGTCCGTTCGGCGGCCACACCGCCAACTTCGGCGAGAAGCCGGTGCAGCGCAGCTCCTGCGCCGCGGACCGCACCGGCCACGCGATGCTGCACGCGCTCTACCAGCGCAACGTGCACAGCAAGACGCAGTTCTTCGTGGAGTGGATGGCGCTCGACATCATTCGCGCCCCGGACGGCCGCGTGCTGGGCGTGACGGCGCTGGAGATGGAAACCGGCGACATCGTCATCTTCCAGGGCAAGGCCACGCTCTTCGCCACCGGCGGGGGCGGGCGCATCTTCGCCTCGTCGACCAACGCCTTCATCAACATGGGCGACGGCGTGGGCATGACGGCGCGGGCCGGCATTCCCCTCGAGGACATGGAGTTCTGGCAGTTCCACCCCACCGGCGTTGCCGGCGCGGGCGTGCTCATCACCGAGGGCGTGCGCGGCGAGGGCGGCTACCTGCTGAACAAGAACGGCGAGCGCTTCATGGAGCGCTATGCGCCCACCATGAAGGACCTCGCGTCGCGGGACGTGGTGTCGCGCGCCATGGCCACCGAGATCAAGGAAGGGCGCGGCTGCGGTCCCCACGGCGACTACATCCTGCTCAAGCTGGACCACCTCGGTGCGGACGTCATCAACAAGCGCCTGCCGGGTATCCGCGAGAGCGCGATCAAGTTCGCCAACATCGACCCGGTGAAGGAGCCGATCCCGGTCGTGCCGACCTGCCACTACCAGATGGGCGGCATCCCGACCAACTACCACGGCGAAGTGATCGCGCCCAAGGGCAGCGACATGAGCGTGGTCGTCCCCGGCTTCTACGCCGCGGGCGAGTGCGGCTGCGCCTCGATCCACGGCGCCAACCGCCTGGGCACCAACTCGCTCACCGACCTGCTGGTGATGGGCAAGAGCTCGGCGTTGAGCATGCTGGACTTCATCAAGGCCGAGGGCCCGAAGCACGCCGAGCTGCCGAAGGATGCGGGCGACATGTCGCTCACCCGCGTGGCGGCGCTGGACGGCAAGAAGGGCGGGGCGTCGGTGGACAAGACGCGCTCGGAGATCCAACGCACGATGCAGGCGCACTGCGGCGTCTTCCGCTTCCCGGACATGCTGGTCCAGGGCGTGGAGAAGATCAAAGCCTGCGCCGACAGCGTGGCCAACCTCGAGATCGGCGACAAGAGCAAGGTGTTCAACACCGCCCGCATCGAGGCGCTCGAGCTGCAGAACCTCTACGAAGTGGCGCGCGCCACGATGATCTCCGCCGAGGCCCGCAAGGAAACGCGCGGCGCCCACGACCGGGCCGACCACCACCAGCGCGACGACGTGAACTGGCTCAAGCACACCCTCTGGTACAAGGAGGGCGACCGACTCGAATACAAGGCGGTGAACCTGAAGCCGTTGTCCGTCGAGACCATTCCTCCGAAAGCGCGGGTGTACTGACATGAAATTCAAGATCGAGCGCTTCAACCCGGAAACCGACAAGAAGCCGTACTTCAAGGAGTACGACGTCGTCCTCAAGGAGTCGGATCGCATGCTTCTCGATGCGCTGGTGCGCATCAAGATGGCCGACGACACGCTGAGCCTGCGCCGCTCCTGCCGCGAGGGCATCTGCGGCTCGGACGCGATGAACATCAACGGCAAGAACGGCCTCGCGTGCATCACGAAGATCGTCGACCTGAAAGAGCCCGTGGTGATCCGCCCGCTGCCGGGGCTGCCGATCATCCGCGACCTGATCGTCGACATGACGCATTTCTTCGCGCAATACCACTCGATCAAGCCGTACCTGATCAACGACGAGCCGCCGCCGGAGAAGGAGCGACTGCAGTCGCCGCATGCGCGCGCCGAGCTGGATGGCCTGTACGAGTGCATCCTCTGCGCCTGCTGCTCGACCTCCTGCCCGTCGTTCTGGTGGAACCCGGACAAGTTCGTCGGCCCCGCGGGCTTGCTGAACGCTTACCGCTTCATCGCGGACAGCCGCGACCAGGCGGCGAACGAAAGATTGGACGACCTGAAGGATCCTTATCGCCTGTTCCGGTGTCACTCCATCATGAACTGCGTGGACGTGTGCCCGAAGGGCCTCAATCCGACCTCCGCGATCGGCAAGATCAAGGACGCGATGGTCCGGAGGG includes the following:
- a CDS encoding HpcH/HpaI aldolase/citrate lyase family protein, with the translated sequence MATPASERHPNDALFAGEKALPPIPACEHFAGSEKLILKALELQQRMGPVFDITCDCEDGAEAGREKEHAEMIVSVLNSARNTHKMAGVRIHDHSHPHWKKDIEILVGGAGLVLAYVTIPKSTSERDAAEMVAYIREVGEKAKIGRTVPVHILVETHGALHDAWELAMLPGVQVLDFGLMDFVSGHHGAIHASNMRSPGQFEHPLVVHAKMQVVSAALAHGVVPAHNVSLDLKSPYNVFRDAWKARNEFGFLRMWSIHPSQIQPIVDAMKPDLGEVVDGAAILLAAQRANWGPIQYSGELHDRATYRYFWELLQKARVTGVAIPEEAALAFFQ
- a CDS encoding MaoC family dehydratase; amino-acid sequence: MSDGVPVLPGTRPIGGWFFEDYAVGLRYGHPTPRTITSGDTALYLALTGARQPAHCSEPLARALGHPSCPVDDLLAFHIAFGKTVHDISYNAVANLGYANLRFLEPVYVGDTLHAQSEVIGLKENSSGKSGVVYVASRALNQHGREVLSWVRWVMVAKRDPASPAPPATVPDLPREVSPEALAVPAFLKPGALDPMATGGTRLWDDYEAGQVIDHPGGMTLEEAEHMMATRLYQNTARVHFDAYRAKSAATGRRLIYGGHVMSVCRALSHDGLENAFAIAAINGGTHANPTFAGDTLYCRHVVLDRWALPGRNDLGALRLRMLGVKNAELAALPAVAPGERHESVVLDLDYTVLVPRRKAT
- a CDS encoding HpcH/HpaI aldolase/citrate lyase family protein, which translates into the protein MTPYFRPRRSMLYVPGCSTRYLHKARTLKVDSVILDLGDPILVAAKEESRRNVVDAVLSGGYGRREVVVRVNDLDSPWGPDDVKAVARSGADAILFPNIESTKDVQRALSALDAAGGSHLPIMVMIESPIAVLRAEEIAAASDRIACIVMATSDLLNQLHGRRTPDRVAIVHSLAHVLLAGRAYDRSVVDGISTDLKDMQSFEYACRLARDLGFDGKSLVHPFQLPYCNDAFTPKPHDLAASLEVIEALDHAHAEGRGTVVVNGRLVESHHVKAAKRMLALNDMIQQLEAGQ
- a CDS encoding GntR family transcriptional regulator yields the protein MPAAKHSATPSYRPLYEQIRILLTQSLVAGEWKPGEMIPSELELAARYRVSQGTVRKAIDALASEHILVRRQGKGTFVASHTQPAYQYRFLRVMPDTGEKLHPQNLFLELKKVKAGAEHAASLKIKATTPVHSIKRVLLFHDRPLIHDEIVLAAAQFPGLTLPKLEEFKGSMYMFYETVYGLRMIRAEERLRSVAADAATAAHLNVAPGAPLLCVDRIAFTYGDKPVEWRRGLCLTDGFSYYNELS
- the sdhC gene encoding succinate dehydrogenase, cytochrome b556 subunit, with product MSSAPTPRTSLSPRPKYYDLNLLNLPSAGKVSILHRISGAVLFLAIPILLYILQGSLSSEADFARLKAFFSMPLVKLATIGLAYLYAHHFFAGIRYLLLDLHIGIAKEPSRLSANIVLALGVLSALAFGAWLW
- the sdhD gene encoding succinate dehydrogenase, hydrophobic membrane anchor protein, whose protein sequence is MSAYKKQSVGASYGLSDWLMQRLTAVVLALYTPFLVACMVMHKPGTFHEWQGMFSSQAVRLATILFLSALIWHAWIGIRDIVMDYLKPASVRMTALFLIGFFLIACFAWSVAILWGR
- the sdhA gene encoding succinate dehydrogenase flavoprotein subunit is translated as MTLPVRKFDAVIVGAGGAGLRAAYELSKAGLKVACLSKVFPTRSHTVAAQGGVGAALGNMGEDHWHWHMYDTVKGSDWLGDQDAIEFMCRMAPEVVIELEHFGMPFDRNDNGTIYQRPFGGHTANFGEKPVQRSSCAADRTGHAMLHALYQRNVHSKTQFFVEWMALDIIRAPDGRVLGVTALEMETGDIVIFQGKATLFATGGGGRIFASSTNAFINMGDGVGMTARAGIPLEDMEFWQFHPTGVAGAGVLITEGVRGEGGYLLNKNGERFMERYAPTMKDLASRDVVSRAMATEIKEGRGCGPHGDYILLKLDHLGADVINKRLPGIRESAIKFANIDPVKEPIPVVPTCHYQMGGIPTNYHGEVIAPKGSDMSVVVPGFYAAGECGCASIHGANRLGTNSLTDLLVMGKSSALSMLDFIKAEGPKHAELPKDAGDMSLTRVAALDGKKGGASVDKTRSEIQRTMQAHCGVFRFPDMLVQGVEKIKACADSVANLEIGDKSKVFNTARIEALELQNLYEVARATMISAEARKETRGAHDRADHHQRDDVNWLKHTLWYKEGDRLEYKAVNLKPLSVETIPPKARVY
- a CDS encoding succinate dehydrogenase iron-sulfur subunit, which encodes MKFKIERFNPETDKKPYFKEYDVVLKESDRMLLDALVRIKMADDTLSLRRSCREGICGSDAMNINGKNGLACITKIVDLKEPVVIRPLPGLPIIRDLIVDMTHFFAQYHSIKPYLINDEPPPEKERLQSPHARAELDGLYECILCACCSTSCPSFWWNPDKFVGPAGLLNAYRFIADSRDQAANERLDDLKDPYRLFRCHSIMNCVDVCPKGLNPTSAIGKIKDAMVRRAI